In a single window of the Candidatus Zymogenus saltonus genome:
- a CDS encoding chemotaxis protein CheW codes for MRLLDGDIEKRYFIFSLGNRSFGISIREVVKVVLVEKVFMAPLLSDFVLGFIVHQGEPIPYLSLKRRLGLKEDERGDMALLVKVGDETFGLSIDGDYEVIQLELDPAPLPPEFKGVVKKYFRARAEQKDRRFIILDVGALVVADRQLQ; via the coding sequence ATGAGACTTTTAGACGGTGACATTGAAAAGCGGTATTTTATATTTTCTCTTGGAAATAGAAGTTTCGGAATATCGATAAGAGAGGTCGTAAAGGTTGTTCTGGTTGAGAAGGTTTTTATGGCCCCGTTGCTGTCGGATTTTGTTCTCGGTTTTATTGTTCACCAGGGGGAGCCGATACCTTATCTGAGCTTGAAGAGACGTCTTGGATTGAAGGAAGATGAGAGAGGAGACATGGCCCTTTTGGTTAAGGTCGGTGATGAAACCTTCGGCCTGAGTATTGACGGTGATTACGAGGTCATTCAACTTGAATTGGACCCCGCTCCCCTCCCTCCGGAATTTAAAGGGGTGGTCAAAAAATATTTTAGGGCGAGGGCCGAGCAGAAAGACAGAAGATTTATAATCCTCGATGTTGGTGCCCTTGTTGTGGCGGATAGACAACTTCAATAA
- a CDS encoding chemotaxis protein CheW: MAADRGEIGNFKGSRYSVGRYDTFAVDKKLILVFSVGGVLFGLNAVFLAEIIQTGDVNYNDKGSKTKNILGSINIRDEKIPVFNIKGYFRLGNGDSDTDWKGEGGRGESLRQRGGGGKSVRRGGRGMESVNSMVIIKRGLGDSSELQRGGIIVDYIEGVLDERSFDRFPFPEIAVNESTKIYQELLMISGNMVLLLNIPWLMEMILPSD, encoded by the coding sequence GTGGCGGCTGACAGAGGGGAGATCGGAAATTTCAAGGGCAGCAGATATTCGGTTGGCAGATACGATACGTTTGCCGTAGATAAAAAGCTCATCTTGGTATTTTCCGTGGGAGGGGTACTCTTCGGGTTGAACGCCGTTTTCTTGGCGGAGATTATCCAGACGGGAGATGTGAATTATAACGATAAAGGATCAAAGACCAAGAATATCCTCGGTTCTATAAATATAAGGGACGAAAAAATCCCCGTGTTTAATATCAAGGGTTACTTCAGACTCGGGAATGGAGATTCAGACACAGACTGGAAAGGCGAGGGGGGAAGGGGAGAATCGTTAAGACAAAGGGGGGGTGGAGGGAAATCGGTCAGACGAGGAGGGAGGGGGATGGAATCCGTCAACAGCATGGTAATCATAAAAAGGGGTCTTGGAGACAGCTCAGAGCTGCAGAGGGGAGGGATTATTGTAGACTATATAGAGGGGGTTTTGGACGAAAGGTCGTTTGACAGGTTCCCGTTTCCTGAAATAGCCGTTAATGAATCGACCAAGATATATCAGGAGCTGCTGATGATCTCGGGCAATATGGTTTTACTTCTGAATATCCCCTGGTTGATGGAGATGATTTTGCCATCGGATTAA
- a CDS encoding MBL fold metallo-hydrolase has translation MSEILNKIHWLGHSGFRVEGSKTVYFDPYNIAGGPTADLILVSHTHYDHFSPNDIKKVSDGNTTLVISSDANPDFAGEVIKLVPGKTVDAKGMTIKGVPAYNVGKQFHPKANGWLGYLLTIDNDTIYHTGDTDLIPEMNGIKADVALVPVGGTFTMDAAEAAKAVKAMGVKAAIPMHWGEIVGDESDARRFKELVGDAAEVVILKKE, from the coding sequence ATGTCTGAGATTTTGAATAAGATTCACTGGCTGGGCCACTCGGGGTTTCGGGTGGAAGGATCAAAGACAGTTTACTTCGATCCCTACAACATCGCCGGGGGGCCGACGGCTGACCTCATCCTTGTATCCCACACCCACTACGATCACTTCTCGCCCAACGACATAAAGAAGGTATCTGACGGAAACACGACCCTTGTTATCTCATCCGATGCAAACCCGGATTTTGCGGGCGAGGTGATAAAGCTCGTGCCAGGAAAAACGGTCGACGCAAAGGGGATGACCATAAAGGGAGTCCCCGCCTACAATGTAGGCAAGCAGTTTCACCCTAAGGCGAACGGCTGGCTAGGCTACCTTCTCACCATCGACAATGATACGATCTACCACACGGGGGACACCGACCTGATTCCGGAGATGAATGGGATTAAAGCTGACGTGGCGCTCGTTCCCGTCGGCGGGACGTTCACCATGGACGCCGCCGAGGCGGCAAAAGCGGTCAAGGCGATGGGGGTAAAGGCCGCAATCCCGATGCACTGGGGCGAGATCGTGGGGGATGAATCGGACGCCCGGAGATTCAAGGAGCTCGTCGGGGACGCCGCCGAGGTCGTGATATTGAAGAAGGAGTGA
- a CDS encoding tetratricopeptide repeat protein yields MKNFRLTVIMLLVAAFILTSVLANAQSKAAIEWYNKGIHENDLNKKIEYYSKAINIDPNFTLAYNNRGVVYKNLKRYDEAIADYNRAINTKPNFGMAYNNRGIAYFYLKKYNEAIADFTKTISLEPNNPNPYFDRGYTYETTGRISEAKRDYQKACDLGAVEACKELKK; encoded by the coding sequence GTGAAAAATTTCAGGTTGACTGTAATTATGCTTCTGGTAGCTGCTTTTATCCTGACGTCGGTTTTGGCAAACGCCCAGAGCAAAGCCGCAATTGAATGGTATAACAAGGGAATTCACGAAAACGATCTAAACAAAAAGATCGAATACTACTCAAAGGCGATAAACATCGACCCTAATTTCACCCTGGCCTACAACAACAGGGGGGTTGTATACAAGAATTTGAAGAGGTACGACGAGGCGATAGCTGACTACAACAGGGCCATAAACACCAAACCGAATTTTGGCATGGCCTATAATAACAGGGGGATTGCATATTTCTATCTAAAGAAATACAACGAGGCGATAGCCGACTTCACGAAGACAATCAGCCTCGAACCGAACAACCCCAATCCATACTTCGATAGGGGCTATACCTACGAGACCACGGGGAGGATCAGCGAGGCAAAGAGGGACTATCAGAAGGCATGCGATCTTGGGGCCGTTGAGGCGTGCAAAGAGCTGAAGAAGTAG